CGGCAGGATGGGCGGGGCGAAGGGGGATATCCCCGGAGTCCGGTTCCAGGTCGTCGCCGTCAACAACGTGGCCTTGAACGAGATGGTCTCGGGACGGAAGGAGAAGCCCGTAAGGTGATACCGTGAACGTGAAGATCTTCAACAAATGGGACCCCGAGGAGATCGAGGTGGGGGACCTGAGCATAAAGCGCTATTTTAACCTCCGCCCGACGGTCGTCATGCATTCGGGCGGGAGGCACGCCAGGCAGCAGTTCAAGAAGTCCGAGCAGCACATCGTCGAACGGCTCATCAACAAGATGATGCAGGGTGAGGACAACACCGGCAAGAAGATGAAGACCTACAAGATCGTAGAAGAGGCCTTAGACATAGTCCACCAGAGGACGAAGGAGAACCCCCTCTCGGTCTTGGCGAAGGCGATCTCCAACGCCGGCCCCCGCGAAGAGGTGGTCCGTCTCAAGTACGGAGGCATCACCGTCCCCAAGGCCGTCGACACCGCCCCCCAGCGGAGGGTCGACGTCGCCCTGAACTTCATCGCCACCGGAGCCCAGAGGTCGGCCTTCAAGTCCAAGCGGTCGGCGGCCAGCTGCCTCGCCGACGAGATCATCGCCGCCTCGAAGGGCGACGTCCGGTCCTTCGCCATGAACAGGAAAGACAGCGTCGAGAGGGTCGCCAAGGCGGCCCGGTGAGGGGTCTTTGCGAGGGACCGTTCCCCGCCCGGAGCGGGGCGCGGCCTTCCGCCCCCTCATCCTCTCATCTTTTCTCTCCGCCCCCCCCCTGGGGCCGGGGTTTTCATCCTTCAAGCCCGCTGGGACGTTGCCGCCCCCGGACCGGCCTCTCACTTGAACCGTTTGACGAAGGACTTGTCGATCCAGCTCTTGAAGGTGTAGATGATCCTCTTGGGGATGGGGACGCAGAGGTCTCCGTATATACCGACGGCGCAGCCGCACCCCGTCGAGATGAGGGCGACGGGGCTATCGGTGGACGCCCTGACCGAGTAGGGCTTGAGGGGCGCCCCCCTCGCGAGCCGAGCCAGGTTTCTCGCGGTGTGCTTCGCCTGGATCTCCGCCTCCATACCCGTCTTGGTGGCGAGCTTGCCGTCGATCTCGATCCAGGCGCCGTCTCCGAAGGCGAAGACGTCCTCTCGCCCCTGGACCCGGAGGTACTGGTCGGTGAGGAGCCATCCTTTCTTCTTCGGCAGGTCGAGCCCCTCGATCAGGGGGGCGGGCCGGATTCCGGCGGTCCAGATAGTCATCTCGCAGTCCAGGGAGGTGCCGTCGGCGAAGGCGACGCCCCCCTCCCGGATCGAGGAGACCCTCTTTCCCGTCAGCACCTCCAC
The sequence above is drawn from the Methanothrix harundinacea 6Ac genome and encodes:
- a CDS encoding 30S ribosomal protein S7, with translation MKIFNKWDPEEIEVGDLSIKRYFNLRPTVVMHSGGRHARQQFKKSEQHIVERLINKMMQGEDNTGKKMKTYKIVEEALDIVHQRTKENPLSVLAKAISNAGPREEVVRLKYGGITVPKAVDTAPQRRVDVALNFIATGAQRSAFKSKRSAASCLADEIIAASKGDVRSFAMNRKDSVERVAKAAR